In one window of Henckelia pumila isolate YLH828 chromosome 1, ASM3356847v2, whole genome shotgun sequence DNA:
- the LOC140889825 gene encoding ABC transporter C family member 4-like isoform X2, whose amino-acid sequence MDSDTKPEEPLLNKLHLTGYASASVMSKAFWIWLNPLLKKGYKSTIEIDDVPALSPEHRAEVLAELFTRNWPKPEENSNHPVVKTLVRCFWKRIAFTSFLAILRLGVMYVGPTLIQQFVDFTSGDRSSPYEGYYLVLILLIAKFVEVLSSHQFNFNTQKLGMLIRSTLLTSLYKKGFRLSSSARQAHGVGQIFNYMAVDAQQLSDMMLHLNNLWLMPLQIIVALVILYQYLGASTFAVLGGTALLTMFVLYGTGKNNKFQFNIMMNRDSRMKATNEILNYMKVIKFQAWEEYFDKKIQSFREKEYEWLSKFMYCVTCNIIVLWSSLPFLATIAFGCAILSGVPLTVGTVFTATSLLKMLQEPIRSFPQSMIAISQAIISFERLDKFLTSKEMDDKSVERVQDCGGDIVVAVKNGSFNWDDNTGKEIVKNLDFEIRKGELAAIVGTVGSGKSSLLAAILGEMNKLSGKIRVCGSTAYVAQTSWIQSGTVQENILFGLPMDGKRYKETVRVCCLEKDLEMMEFGDQTEIGERGINLSGGQKQRIQLARAVYQDCDIYLLDDVFSAVDAHTGSDIFKECVRGTLRDKTILLVTHQVDFLNNVDQILVMRDGMVVQSGKYNDLLKMGMDFKALVTAHEASMELVEVETASENIASPKLSTQRSSKFGEENGEANPQERSEVNGGSSRLVKDEERATGKISLHVYKLYCTESFGWIGVIAALFFNLSWQGALMSNDYWLAYETSEKRSASFDPILFIEVYAAIAALSFVLVAVRGTLFAVIGLKTAQNFFKQILHSILHAPMSFFDTTPSGRILTRASTDQTNVDTIIPFFLSLAISGYTSLLTIIIITCQYAWPTAILLIPLGWLNIWYRGYYLSTSRELTRLDSITKAPVIHHFSESIAGVTTIRCFIKQERFIEDNIIRVDSNLRMDFHNNGSNEWLGFRLELIGCFVLCASVLFMIMLPSNIIDPGNVGLSLSYGLSLNSVLYWAVYLSCFLENKMVSVERIKQFTVIPSEAEWNKNDIFPPPSWPIRGNIELINLQVRYRPDTPLVLKGITLSIKGGEKIGVVGRTGGGKSTLIQVLFRLVEPSGGRIIIDDIDISALGLHDIRSRFGIIPQEPVLFEGTVRRNIDPTGLYSDDEIWKSLERCQLKDVVAEKPGKLDSVVVDNGENWSVGQRQLLCLGRVMLKRSRLLFMDEATASVDSYTDGVIQKIIREDFKSCTIISIAHRIPTVMDCDRVLVIDAGRAKEFDRPSHLLERPSLFGALVQEYANRSSEL is encoded by the exons ATGGATTCAGATACCAAACCAGAGGAACCCCTTTTGAACAAATTGCACTTGACTGGGTACGCTTCGGCCTCTGTTATGTCTAAAGCCTTTTGGATTTGGTTGAATCCCCTCCTAAAGAAAGGTTACAAGTCGACCATCGAGATAGATGATGTGCCAGCACTTTCACCAGAGCACCGAGCTGAAGTATTAGCCGAGCTTTTCACGCGAAATTGGCCTAAGCCTGAGGAGAACTCGAACCATCCTGTGGTGAAAACTCTGGTTAGATGTTTTTGGAAACGAATCGCCTTCACTTCGTTTCTTGCAATCTTGAGACTCGGTGTGATGTATGTTGGGCCAACACTTATACAACAGTTTGTTGATTTTACATCTGGAGACAGAAGTTCTCCCTATGAAGGATACTACCTTGTGTTGATTCTATTGATAGCGAAATTCGTGGAAGTATTGAGCTCACACCAGTTCAACTTCAATACTCAAAAACTGGGGATGCTTATTCGATCAACACTCCTTACTTCTTTGTACAAGAAGGGGTTCAGGCTTTCGAGCTCGGCTAGACAAGCTCATGGAGTTGGACAAATCTTTAACTACATGGCGGTGGATGCTCAGCAGCTCTCGGATATGATGTTGCACCTAAACAACTTGTGGCTTATGCCGTTGCAAATCATTGTGGCCTTGGTTATCCTTTATCAGTACTTGGGCGCCTCAACGTTCGCCGTACTAGGTGGAACTGCCTTATTAACCATGTTTGTGTTGTATGGTACCGGAAAAAACAACAAATTCCAGTTTAACATTATGATGAACCGTGATTCGAGAATGAAGGCAACAAATGAGATACTCAACTACATGAAGGTGATAAAGTTCCAGGCATGGGAAGAATACTTTGACAAGAAAATCCAGTCATTTCGTGAGAAAGAATATGAATGGCTCTCGAAATTTATGTATTGTGTAACTTGCAATATCATTGTGCTATGGAGTTCGCTGCCGTTTCTCGCCACAATTGCATTTGGATGTGCTATTCTTTCAGGGGTTCCACTTACTGTAGGCACAGTCTTCACAGCAACCTCGCTCTTAAAGATGTTGCAAGAGCCGATTAGGTCCTTCCCGCAATCGATGATTGCCATTTCACAGGCAATAATCTCTTTTGAACGACTGGATAAGTTCCTTACCAGCAAGGAGATGGATGATAAATCAGTTGAGAGGGTTCAAGATTGTGGAGGAGACATTGTTGTGGCCGTAAAAAATGGGTCGTTTAACTGGGACGATAACACTGGGAAAGAAATAGTCAAGAACTTAGATTTTGAGATCAGAAAAGGGGAGCTTGCAGCAATTGTTGGTACTGTGGGATCAGGGAAGTCTTCCCTTCTGGCGGCGATTCTTGGCGAGATGAACAAACTATCAGGAAAG ATCAGAGTATGTGGTTCCACAGCCTATGTCGCCCAAACGTCATGGATCCAAAGTGGGACGGTACAAGAAAATATACTATTTGGCTTACCTATGGATGGAAAGAGATACAAGGAAACTGTCAGGGTGTGCTGCTTGGAGAAAGACTTGGAAATGATGGAGTTTGGCGACCAAACTGAAATCGGAGAACGTGGTATCAATTTAAGTGGCGGCCAGAAACAGCGAATTCAACTTGCAAGAGCTGTTTATCAAGATTGTGATATTTATTTACTTGATGACGTGTTTAGTGCTGTTGATGCTCACACTGGATCAGACATATTCAAG GAATGTGTGAGAGGAACCCTCAGAGATAAGACCATTCTACTTGTTACCCACCAAGTGGACTTCTTGAATAATGTTGATCAAATTTTG GTCATGAGAGATGGGATGGTTGTTCAATCTGGAAAATACAATGACCTCCTGAAAATGGGCATGGATTTCAAAGCTTTAGTCACGGCCCACGAGGCGTCGATGGAACTTGTAGAGGTGGAGACAGCCTCAGAGAACATTGCTTCCCCGAAATTATCTACTCAAAGATCATCTAAGTTTGGAGAAGAAAATGGTGAAGCTAATCCTCAAGAAAGGTCTGAGGTGAATGGGGGAAGTTCAAGGCTTGTCAAGGACGAAGAGCGAGCGACCGGGAAAATAAGTTTGCATGTTTATAAGCTATACTGCACTGAGTCTTTTGGATGGATAGGAGTGATTGCTGCATTGTTCTTTAATCTTTCATGGCAGGGGGCTTTAATGTCAAATGACTACTGGTTGGCATATGAAACCTCAGAAAAACGTTCGGCGTCGTTTGATCCTATTCTGTTTATTGAAGTATATGCTGCCATTGCTGCCCTTTCCTTTGTATTGGTTGCTGTAAGAGGAACTTTGTTTGCAGTAATTGGATTAAAGACTGCTCAAAATTTCTTCAAACAAATTCTTCACAGCATCTTGCATGCTCCTATGTCATTCTTTGATACAACACCTTCAGGACGAATTCTGACTCGG GCTTCGACTGATCAGACCAACGTCGATACTATAATCCCTTTCTTTCTTAGTCTCGCGATCTCGGGGTATACATCACTTCTTACTATCATCATCATAACTTGTCAATATGCTTGGCCGACTGCAATCCTTTTGATTCCACTTGGTTGGCTAAACATATGGTACAGG GGGTATTACCTTTCGACATCCCGGGAATTGACTCGACTGGACTCTATAACAAAGGCTCCTGTCATTCACCATTTCTCAGAGAGTATAGCAGGAGTGACGACAATTCGTTGTTTCATTAAGCAGGAAAGATTTATTGAAGATAATATTATTCGTGTAGATTCAAATCTGCGGATGGACTTCCACAATAATGGATCTAACGAGTGGCTGGGATTTCGTTTAGAACTTATCGGTTGTTTCGTTCTCTGCGCCTCTGTGTTGTTTATGATAATGTTACCCAGCAATATAATTGATCCAG GGAATGTCGGTTTATCCCTTTCATATGGGTTATCGCTTAATTCTGTGCTTTACTGGGCTGTGTACTTGAGTTGCTTTCTGGAAAACAAGATGGTTTCGGTTGAGAGGATAAAACAGTTCACAGTCATACCGTCCGAAGCAGAATGGAataaaaatgacatttttcctCCACCAAGTTGGCCAATCCGTGGCAATATCGAGCTGATAAACTTGCAG GTCAGATACCGTCCAGATACTCCTTTAGTCCTTAAAGGAATTACACTGAGCATTAAAGGGGGTGAGAAGATAGGCGTTGTTGGCCGTACAGGCGGTGGGAAATCGACGTTGATCCAGGTTTTATTCAGGTTGGTGGAGCCATCAGGTGGAAGAATAATCATTGATGACATTGACATTTCAGCATTGGGCCTTCACGATATTAGGTCTCGTTTCGGCATCATACCTCAAGAGCCTGTTCTTTTTGAAGGGACTGTGAGAAGAAACATCGACCCCACTGGATTATATTCGGATGATGAAATATGGAAG AGCTTAGAGCGGTGTCAACTCAAGGACGTGGTTGCCGAAAAGCCAGGGAAACTTGATTCAGTTG TCGTCGATAATGGTGAAAATTGGAGCGTGGGGCAAAGACAGCTTCTTTGTTTAGGAAGGGTGATGCTAAAAAGAAGTCGGCTTCTGTTCATGGACGAAGCAACTGCATCCGTTGATTCGTATACAGATGGAGTGATTCAGAAAATAATCCGGGAGGACTTCAAATCCTGCACCATCATCAGTATTGCACACAGAATACCTACAGTGATGGATTGTGACAGAGTTCTGGTAATAGATGCAG GAAGAGCCAAAGAATTCGACAGGCCGTCTCACTTGCTTGAAAGGCCTTCGCTCTTTGGAGCATTGGTACAGGAGTATGCCAACCGATCATCAGAGCTTTGA